Proteins from a genomic interval of Panthera tigris isolate Pti1 chromosome A2, P.tigris_Pti1_mat1.1, whole genome shotgun sequence:
- the DAG1 gene encoding dystroglycan encodes MRMSSGLSLLLPLWGRTFLLLLTVAVAQSHWPSEASRDWENQLEASMHSVLSDLHEAVPTVVGIPDGTAVVGRSFRVTIPMDLIASNGELIKVSTAGKEALPSWLHWDPQSHTLEGLPLDTDKGVHYISVSTARLGANGSHVPQTSSVFSIEVYPEDHCELQSVRAASPDPAEVGSSACAADEPVTVLTVILDADLTKMTPKQRIDLLHRMQSFSEVELHNMKLVPVVNNRLFDMSAFMAGPGNAKKVVENGALLSWKLGCSLNQNNVPDIRGVEAPAREGTMSAQLGYPVVGWHIANKKPPLPKRIRRQIHATPTPVTAIGPPTTAIQEPPSRIVPTPTSPAIAPPTETMAPPVRDPVPGKPTVTIRTRGAIIQTPTLGPIQPTRVSEAGTTVPGQIRPTMTIPGYVEPTAVATPPTTTTKKPRISTPKPATPSTDSSTTTTRRPTKKPRTPRPVPRVTTKAPITRLETASPPTRIRTTTSGVPRGAEPNQRPELKNHIDRVDAWVGTYFEVKIPSDTFYDNEDTTTDKLKLTLKLREQQLVGEKSWVQFNSNSQLMYGLPDSNHVGKHEYFMHATDKGGLSAVDAFEIHVHKRPQGDRAPARFKAKFMGDPAPVVNDIHKKIALVKKLAFAFGDRNCSTITLQNITRGSIVVEWTNNTLPLEPCPKERIMGLSRRIAEDDGKPRAAFSNALEPDFKATSIAVTGSGSCRHLQFIPVAPPKRVPSEAPPTDVPDRDPEKSSEDDVYLHTVIPAVVVAAILLIAGIIAMICYRKKRKGKLTLEDQATFIKKGVPIIFADELDDSKPPPSSSMPLILQEEKAPLPPPEYPNQSVPETTPLNQDTVGEYTPLRDEDPNAPPYQPPPPFTAPLEGKGSRPKNMTPYRSPPPYVPP; translated from the exons ATGAGGATGTCTTCGGGCCTCTCGCTGCTGCTCCCCCTCTGGGGGAGGACCTTTCTTCTTCTGCTCACTGTGGCCGTGGCTCAGTCCCATTGGCCTTCGGAGGCCAGCAGGGACTGGGAGAACCAGCTTGAGGCGTCCATGCACTCAGTGCTTTCAGACCTTCACGAGGCTGTTCCCACAGTGGTGGGCATTCCTGATGGCACGGCTGTCGTTGGGCGCTCATTTCGAGTGACCATTCCAATGGATTTAATTGCTTCCAATGGAGAACTCATCAAG GTGTCCACAGCGGGGAAGGAGGCCCTGCCATCCTGGCTGCACTGGGACCCGCAGAGCCACACCCTGGAGGGCCTCCCTCTTGATACCGATAAGGGTGTGCATTACATTTCAGTGAGCACTGCACGGCTGGGGGCCAATGGGAGCCATGTTCCCCAGACCTCCAGCGTGTTCTCTATTGAGGTATACCCTGAAGACCACTGTGAGCTGCAGTCTGTGCGGGCGGCATCACCAGACCCTGCTGAGGTGGGGTCATCTGCCTGTGCTGCCGATGAGCCTGTGACTGTTCTGACGGTCATTCTGGATGCTGACCTCACCAAGATGACCCCAAAGCAAAGGATTGACCTCCTGCACAGGATGCAGAGCTTCTCAGAAGTGGAGCTTCACAACATGAAGTTGGTACCAGTGGTGAATAATAGACTGTTTGACATGTCAGCCTTCATGGCTGGCCCAGGAAATGCGAAAAAGGTGGTAGAGAATGGGGCCCTCCTCTCTTGGAAGCTGGGCTGCTCCCTGAACCAGAACAATGTGCCTGATATTCGTGGTGTGGAGGCCCCTGCCAGAGAGGGCACTATGTCCGCCCAGCTTGGCTACCCTGTGGTGGGTTGGCATATAGCCAACAAGAAGCCCCCTCTTCCCAAACGCATCCGGAGGCAGATCCATGCCACACCCACACCTGTCACTGCCATTGGGCCTCCAACCACGGCCATCCAGGAGCCACCATCCAGGATTGTGCCTACCCCCACATCTCCAGCCATTGCTCCTCCAACAGAGACCATGGCTCCTCCAGTCAGAGATCCTGTTCCTGGAAAGCCCACAGTCACCATTCGGACTCGAGGTGCCATTATTCAGACCCCAACCTTAGGCCCCATCCAGCCCACTCGGGTGTCAGAAGCTGGCACCACAGTTCCTGGCCAGATCCGTCCAACGATGACCATTCCTGGCTATGTGGAGCCCACGGCAGTCGCCACCCCTCCCACGACTACCACCAAGAAGCCACGAATATCCACACCAAAACCAGCCACGCCTTCTACTGACTCCTCAACCACCACAACTCGAAGGCCTACCAAAAAGCCACGGACGCCCCGCCCGGTGCCACGGGTCACCACCAAAGCTCCCATAACCAGATTGGAAACTGCCTCCCCGCCTACTCGCATCCGCACCACCACGAGTGGGGTTCCCCGTGGAGCAGAACCCAACCAGCGGCCAGAGCTCAAGAACCATATCGACAGGGTCGATGCCTGGGTTGGCACTTACTTTGAGGTGAAGATCCCATCAGACACTTTCTATGACAATGAGGACACCACCACTGATAAGCTGAAACTGACTCTGAAGCTTCGGGAGCAGCAGCTGGTAGGTGAGAAGTCTTGGGTACAGTTCAACAGCAACAGCCAGCTCATGTATGGCCTGCCTGACAGCAACCACGTGGGCAAGCACGAGTACTTTATGCATGCCACAGACAAAGGGGGCCTATCAGCTGTGGATGCTTTTGAGATCCATGTCCACAAGCGCCCTCAAGGAGACAGGGCTCCTGCACGGTTCAAGGCCAAGTTTATGGGTGACCCAGCACCAGTGGTGAATGACATCCACAAGAAGATCGCCCTGGTGAAGAAGCTAGCCTTTGCTTTTGGGGACCGCAACTGTAGCACCATCACTCTGCAGAATATCACCCGGGGCTCCATCGTGGTGGAGTGGACCAACAACACATTGCCCCTGGAGCCCTGCCCCAAGGAGCGGATCATGGGGCTGAGCCGGAGGATTGCTGAAGATGATGGGAAACCTCGGGCTGCCTTCTCCAACGCCTTGGAGCCTGACTTCAAGGCCACGAGCATTGCTGTGACAGGCTCGGGCAGCTGCCGGCATCTACAGTTTATCCCTGTGGCACCACCCAAGAGGGTGCCCTCAGAGGCACCGCCCACAGACGTGCCAGATAGGGACCCTGAGAAGAGCAGTGAGGATGACGTTTACCTGCACACGGTCATTCCAGCCGTGGTGGTTGCAGCCATCCTGCTCATCGCCGGCATCATTGCCATGATCTGCTATCGCAAGAAGCGGAAGGGCAAGCTCACCCTCGAGGACCAGGCCACCTTCATCAAGAAGGGGGTGCCTATCATCTTTGCAGACGAGCTGGATGACTCCAAGCCGCCACCCTCCTCCAGCATGCCACTTATCCTGCAGGAGGAGaaagcccctctcccccctcctgaGTACCCCAACCAGAGCGTGCCCGAGACCACTCCTCTGAACCAGGACACCGTGGGAGAGTACACGCCCCTGCGGGATGAGGATCCCAATGCGCCTCCTTAccagccccccccacccttcaCGGCCCCCCTGGAGGGCAAGGGCTCTCGTCCCAAGAACATGACCCCATACCGGTCGCCCCCTCCCTACGTGCCCCCTTAA